A genomic segment from Streptomyces antibioticus encodes:
- a CDS encoding MFS transporter produces MNQGPTAAGRKAVRHGAVLAVTCLALATVVSAMASLNVAIPDIARETHASQTQLSWIIDAYSLVFAALLLLAATLGDRFGRRRALLGGLALFAGGSAAATFSDDPAVLIALRAVLGVGAAFVMPATLSTITSTFPREQRTRAVSVWAAVAGASAVLGLLASGAVLEVWSWRSVFWLNVLLAVVAFVGTFVFVPESAEPAKQRVDAVGAALTVVGLGILVYSVIEAPEHGWGSARTLAGIALGLVVLAGFVAWELRTAHPLLDPRLFRHRPFAAGTLSITLQFFAFFGFIFVVMQYLQLVRGDSALIAAVSVLPMSAAMIPAARLAPKLAARVGVRRPWIVGLIAVGAGLAVLAELDAGSSYWLILTGLVPLGAGMGLAMTPATAAITDALPSRLQNVGSAVNDLARELGGALGIAVLGSALNAGYRDALDVEGLAEPVAEAARSSLAAANVVGTKTGNTALIDQARDAFASGLHLALLTGAGAAVIAAVCVALLLRRPNRSAGPARESTLSAVGEN; encoded by the coding sequence ATGAACCAAGGCCCCACAGCAGCAGGCCGCAAGGCGGTGCGTCATGGCGCGGTGCTGGCGGTCACGTGCCTGGCCCTGGCCACCGTCGTGTCGGCCATGGCCTCGCTGAACGTGGCGATCCCGGACATCGCGCGGGAGACGCACGCCAGCCAGACACAGCTCTCGTGGATCATCGACGCCTACAGTCTGGTCTTCGCCGCGCTGCTGCTTCTGGCGGCGACCCTGGGCGACCGCTTCGGCCGGCGCCGGGCCCTGCTGGGCGGTCTCGCGCTGTTCGCGGGAGGGTCGGCCGCCGCCACCTTCTCCGACGATCCGGCGGTCCTGATCGCGCTGCGGGCGGTCCTCGGTGTGGGGGCGGCGTTCGTGATGCCGGCGACGTTGTCGACGATCACGAGTACGTTTCCCAGGGAGCAGCGGACCCGGGCGGTGAGTGTCTGGGCGGCGGTGGCCGGTGCCAGTGCGGTGCTGGGTCTGCTGGCGTCGGGTGCGGTGCTGGAGGTGTGGTCGTGGCGTTCGGTGTTCTGGCTGAACGTGCTGCTGGCGGTCGTGGCGTTCGTCGGCACCTTCGTGTTCGTGCCGGAGTCCGCCGAGCCCGCCAAGCAGCGCGTGGACGCGGTCGGGGCCGCGCTGACCGTGGTCGGTCTGGGCATCCTGGTCTATTCGGTCATCGAGGCGCCGGAGCACGGATGGGGAAGCGCGCGCACTCTGGCCGGTATCGCGCTGGGCCTGGTGGTGCTGGCGGGCTTCGTGGCCTGGGAACTGCGCACTGCGCACCCCCTGCTCGACCCGCGGCTCTTCCGCCACCGGCCGTTCGCCGCGGGGACGCTGTCCATCACGTTGCAGTTCTTCGCGTTCTTCGGCTTCATCTTCGTCGTCATGCAGTACCTGCAACTGGTGCGGGGTGACAGTGCCCTGATCGCCGCGGTGAGTGTCCTGCCGATGTCCGCCGCGATGATCCCCGCCGCCCGTCTCGCACCGAAACTGGCGGCACGTGTCGGCGTCCGCCGTCCCTGGATCGTGGGTCTGATCGCGGTCGGTGCCGGTCTGGCCGTGCTCGCCGAACTGGACGCGGGCAGCTCCTACTGGCTGATCCTGACGGGACTCGTTCCGCTGGGTGCCGGTATGGGGCTGGCGATGACGCCGGCCACCGCGGCCATCACCGACGCGCTGCCGTCGCGTCTGCAGAACGTGGGCTCCGCGGTGAACGACCTGGCCCGTGAGCTGGGCGGCGCGCTGGGCATCGCCGTTCTCGGCAGTGCGCTGAACGCCGGGTATCGCGATGCTCTCGACGTCGAGGGGCTTGCCGAGCCGGTCGCGGAGGCGGCCCGCTCCTCGCTCGCCGCGGCCAACGTCGTCGGCACCAAGACCGGCAACACCGCTCTGATCGACCAGGCCCGTGACGCCTTCGCCTCCGGCCTCCACCTCGCGCTCCTCACCGGAGCGGGAGCAGCCGTCATCGCAGCCGTCTGCGTCGCCCTGCTCCTGCGCCGCCCGAACCGGTCCGCCGGTCCCGCCCGGGAAAGCACCCTCAGCGCGGTCGGAGAGAACTGA
- the tgmB gene encoding ATP-grasp ribosomal peptide maturase, giving the protein MASTVLVVTALEDVTADWVITALNEREVPVIRLDPADIGAGLVFGARIGAGSSAWGGRLVTGSREVELGEVTAVYYRRPTPYAARYGHLPAQARGFATAEARHGLGGVLNHLHGAFYVNHPSAVTAADFKPAQLQQAAQLGLTIPPTLVTNDVEQARKFAAGHGPVIYKTFRGLPTGEDGHTGAIWAQCVDPDTFDDSLAVTAHLFQGEVPKTGDVRVTVVGRRVFAQQIAAPDGALDWRRGDWDALLHAPIAVPAPVEAALHRYLAAFDLVFGCFDFALTGDGDAADDWVFIECNPNGQWGWLPDVGDITTAFADILSRATEGGGAR; this is encoded by the coding sequence ATGGCCTCCACCGTCCTGGTCGTCACCGCGCTGGAAGACGTCACCGCGGATTGGGTGATCACCGCGCTGAACGAGCGCGAGGTGCCCGTGATCCGTCTCGACCCGGCCGACATCGGCGCCGGACTGGTCTTCGGCGCCCGCATCGGCGCCGGGTCGAGCGCCTGGGGCGGGCGGCTGGTCACCGGCAGCCGGGAGGTGGAGCTGGGGGAGGTGACGGCGGTGTACTACCGCCGCCCCACCCCCTACGCCGCCCGGTACGGGCACCTGCCCGCGCAAGCGCGCGGCTTCGCCACCGCCGAGGCCCGGCACGGGCTCGGCGGCGTCCTGAACCACCTGCACGGCGCCTTCTACGTCAACCACCCCTCCGCAGTGACGGCCGCTGACTTCAAGCCCGCCCAGCTCCAGCAGGCAGCCCAGCTCGGCCTCACGATCCCGCCGACGCTGGTCACCAACGACGTCGAGCAGGCCAGGAAGTTCGCCGCCGGCCACGGACCCGTGATCTACAAGACGTTCCGTGGCCTGCCCACGGGCGAGGATGGGCACACCGGCGCGATCTGGGCCCAGTGCGTGGACCCGGACACCTTCGACGACTCCCTCGCGGTGACCGCCCACCTGTTCCAGGGGGAGGTCCCCAAGACCGGCGACGTGCGCGTCACCGTGGTGGGCCGCCGAGTGTTCGCCCAGCAGATCGCCGCACCGGACGGCGCCCTGGACTGGCGCCGCGGCGACTGGGACGCCCTGCTGCACGCCCCGATCGCCGTGCCGGCGCCCGTCGAGGCCGCGCTGCACCGCTACCTGGCCGCGTTCGATCTGGTCTTCGGCTGCTTCGACTTCGCCCTGACCGGTGACGGCGACGCGGCGGACGACTGGGTGTTCATCGAGTGCAACCCCAACGGCCAGTGGGGCTGGCTGCCCGACGTCGGCGACATCACGACCGCTTTTGCCGACATCCTGAGTAGAGCTACGGAAGGAGGCGGGGCGCGATGA
- a CDS encoding DUF1917 domain-containing protein — MNADAPAADGPASRAELPPPKGLGLTDRGRAPERLDEFGNRVTGKWMPEGIDQELWEQIRGATIEGCLGARSKVLKDFTRACLHPHLP; from the coding sequence ATGAACGCCGATGCCCCGGCGGCTGACGGGCCTGCCAGCCGGGCCGAGCTGCCGCCCCCGAAGGGCCTGGGGTTGACCGACCGGGGCCGCGCTCCCGAGCGGCTGGACGAGTTCGGCAACCGGGTCACCGGCAAGTGGATGCCCGAGGGCATCGACCAGGAGTTGTGGGAGCAGATCCGCGGCGCCACGATCGAGGGCTGCCTCGGCGCCCGGTCCAAGGTGCTCAAGGACTTCACCCGGGCGTGTCTACACCCGCACCTACCGTGA
- a CDS encoding SDR family NAD(P)-dependent oxidoreductase produces MDAFVPELVTASIVMNGQFCCTGSRVLVQRGIAGELRTRPLRLSRRSGSGPPTFAIFENAADVTWRANATGFGLAAALYTHDDSGPAGSDASSGSAGYGSIPGLDRRAATALRAAAGVAAPVPARRAGQDRGSRRRSDRRDHGAATAREMVRRGFHVLAGVRRDSDGTALRAAGIEPVILDITNWEHIAALVARVDGDPRHRAVRVLFNNAGLPCSGPVEVVPLDTWRRVFDVNVFGTVALTQALLPALVRSKGRVVNISSMNGRVSMADYGVYAGSKHAVEALSDALRTELAPYGVQVVIVEPGGVKTEMARVGLAGLSDLTTRMSPEQNERYGTLMQAIPYHVAAFTASGTTSDTAARKTAKAATDRKPRTRYTIGAVTAFLIHASNLLPDRMFDRLTMSDLRKHYPDTVKYGRTTAGPRA; encoded by the coding sequence TTGGACGCCTTCGTCCCAGAGTTGGTGACGGCATCCATCGTGATGAACGGACAGTTCTGCTGTACCGGCTCGCGCGTGCTCGTGCAGCGCGGCATCGCCGGGGAACTGCGCACGCGGCCGCTGCGGCTCTCGAGGCGGTCGGGGTCGGGCCCGCCGACCTTCGCGATCTTCGAGAATGCGGCCGATGTGACCTGGCGGGCGAACGCCACTGGCTTCGGCCTGGCCGCCGCGCTGTACACCCACGACGACTCCGGGCCCGCCGGATCGGACGCGAGCTCCGGTTCGGCGGGATATGGGTCGATACCTGGGCTCGACCGCCGTGCCGCGACAGCGCTGAGGGCCGCGGCCGGCGTGGCCGCCCCTGTCCCAGCTCGGCGCGCAGGTCAGGACCGCGGCTCCCGCCGCCGGTCCGACCGGCGTGATCACGGGGCGGCCACCGCACGGGAAATGGTCCGGCGCGGATTCCATGTTCTTGCAGGCGTACGCCGCGACAGCGACGGCACGGCGCTCCGCGCCGCCGGCATCGAGCCGGTGATCCTCGACATCACGAACTGGGAGCACATCGCGGCGCTGGTGGCACGCGTCGACGGCGACCCGCGCCACCGCGCCGTGCGGGTACTTTTCAACAACGCCGGCCTCCCTTGCTCCGGACCGGTCGAAGTGGTGCCGCTCGACACATGGCGGCGCGTGTTCGACGTGAATGTCTTCGGGACCGTCGCGCTCACCCAGGCGCTGCTTCCCGCGCTGGTGCGCAGCAAGGGCCGTGTCGTCAACATCAGCTCGATGAACGGCCGGGTGTCCATGGCTGACTACGGCGTGTACGCCGGCAGCAAGCACGCGGTGGAGGCGCTGAGCGACGCCCTGCGTACCGAACTGGCTCCCTACGGGGTGCAGGTGGTGATCGTAGAGCCGGGCGGCGTCAAGACCGAAATGGCCCGCGTCGGACTTGCGGGCCTGAGTGACCTCACGACTCGGATGTCCCCGGAGCAGAACGAGCGCTACGGCACTTTGATGCAGGCGATTCCCTACCACGTCGCCGCGTTCACCGCATCGGGCACGACCTCCGACACCGCGGCCCGGAAGACCGCCAAGGCCGCGACTGACCGCAAGCCCCGCACTCGCTACACGATCGGTGCCGTGACCGCCTTCCTCATCCACGCCTCCAATCTCCTCCCCGACCGGATGTTCGACCGGCTGACCATGTCCGATCTGCGCAAGCACTACCCGGACACCGTCAAGTACGGCCGGACCACCGCGGGGCCCCGTGCGTAG
- a CDS encoding putative ATP-grasp-modified RiPP: protein MATIAPQAPWAMRLVTDRLPVGPPSYATVTLDAATQTARYTDAAGQVVEMGKHGTSRTTGTASMSGGGDGQKPQPQTQDDHTTDYESD from the coding sequence ATGGCGACGATTGCACCCCAGGCTCCGTGGGCGATGAGGCTGGTCACCGACCGGCTCCCGGTCGGCCCGCCGTCGTACGCGACGGTGACGCTCGACGCGGCGACGCAGACCGCCCGGTACACCGACGCCGCCGGCCAGGTGGTGGAGATGGGCAAGCACGGCACGAGCAGGACGACCGGCACGGCCTCGATGTCCGGCGGCGGCGACGGGCAGAAGCCCCAGCCGCAGACGCAGGACGACCACACCACCGACTACGAGTCGGACTGA
- a CDS encoding DUF6087 family protein gives MGKHSRPGPPNQPSRAVPRADTGDPLAAYNKRRRPPLDIHRRHRPLHGGGGHLRPDEPRALEEWNGFSYEPAGTAANLADAVRWVNEQMSGEEPTA, from the coding sequence ATGGGCAAGCATTCCCGACCCGGGCCACCGAACCAGCCGTCCCGCGCGGTCCCCCGCGCCGACACCGGCGACCCGCTCGCGGCGTACAACAAGCGCCGCCGCCCCCCGCTGGACATCCACCGCCGCCACCGCCCGCTCCACGGCGGCGGCGGACACCTCCGCCCCGACGAGCCCCGGGCCCTGGAGGAATGGAACGGGTTCTCCTACGAACCCGCGGGTACCGCCGCGAACCTCGCGGACGCGGTCCGGTGGGTGAACGAACAGATGTCCGGCGAGGAGCCGACGGCGTGA
- a CDS encoding dihydrofolate reductase family protein, giving the protein MRTLISTAFISLDGVVEAPGGEPGYRNSGWTFKDIEFLPEAFDIKGREQKEATAVLMGRTSYEAFSPVWPDMAEFADYKVMPKYVVSTTLTEDDLVPNWGETTILRSLDEIAALKNTEGGPIIVHGSAALNRSLSDAGLIDRYHLLVFPLLLGAGKRLFSTTDKDAQKLKLVEHEAFANGLQKNVFDVVR; this is encoded by the coding sequence ATGCGCACACTGATCAGCACCGCCTTCATCTCCCTCGACGGCGTCGTGGAGGCCCCGGGCGGCGAGCCCGGCTACCGCAACTCCGGCTGGACCTTCAAGGACATCGAGTTCCTCCCTGAGGCCTTCGACATCAAGGGCCGCGAGCAGAAGGAAGCCACCGCGGTCCTGATGGGCCGGACCAGCTACGAGGCGTTCAGCCCGGTGTGGCCGGACATGGCGGAGTTCGCCGACTACAAGGTCATGCCGAAGTACGTCGTGTCCACCACCCTCACCGAGGACGACCTGGTGCCGAACTGGGGCGAGACGACGATCCTGCGCTCGCTCGACGAGATCGCGGCGCTGAAGAACACCGAGGGCGGTCCGATCATCGTGCACGGCAGCGCCGCACTGAACCGGAGTCTTTCCGACGCCGGCCTCATCGACCGATACCACCTGCTCGTCTTCCCGCTTCTGCTCGGCGCGGGCAAGCGCCTGTTCAGCACCACGGACAAGGACGCCCAGAAGCTCAAGCTGGTCGAGCACGAGGCATTCGCCAACGGCTTGCAGAAGAACGTGTTCGACGTCGTCCGCTGA
- a CDS encoding recombinase family protein, with amino-acid sequence MDLTPDQSAIAAERNDCPKCEAPVGSPCHTRGGKTATNYHTARFILVPALREELDVPVPEDRGPGRPWKPGPPAPAASVAKPIRIGYARCSTAQQELQSRLDALEPLCKRILSEKISTRVKTRPKLQAALKLAYDIKEAAPDQEVILTVHELKRLARNAAELVTLSNQLQTAGVQFELLTGPLTGIYDPNGMGAMFFAVRAVAAQLDRNYIREKTLERQVAAATKGNHGGRPKVIDDDMLLFARALKDKGVPVPEIAQ; translated from the coding sequence GTGGATCTGACGCCCGATCAATCCGCAATCGCGGCAGAACGAAACGACTGTCCGAAGTGTGAAGCCCCGGTCGGCAGTCCCTGCCACACCCGCGGCGGGAAGACCGCCACGAATTACCACACCGCCCGCTTCATCCTCGTGCCCGCGCTCCGCGAGGAACTCGACGTCCCCGTACCCGAGGACCGCGGCCCGGGGCGGCCCTGGAAGCCGGGCCCGCCCGCCCCGGCGGCGTCGGTCGCGAAGCCGATCCGGATCGGGTACGCCCGCTGCTCGACCGCACAGCAGGAGTTGCAGAGCCGGCTCGACGCACTCGAACCGCTCTGCAAGCGGATCCTCTCCGAGAAGATCAGCACGCGGGTGAAGACCAGGCCGAAGCTTCAGGCGGCGCTGAAGCTCGCGTACGACATCAAGGAGGCCGCCCCCGACCAGGAGGTCATCCTCACCGTCCACGAGCTCAAGCGCCTGGCCCGTAACGCCGCCGAGCTGGTGACCCTGTCCAACCAGCTCCAGACCGCGGGCGTCCAGTTCGAACTCCTCACCGGCCCGCTCACCGGCATCTACGACCCCAACGGCATGGGCGCGATGTTCTTCGCCGTCCGGGCCGTCGCCGCCCAGCTCGACCGCAACTACATCCGGGAGAAGACCCTGGAGAGGCAGGTCGCCGCCGCGACCAAGGGCAACCACGGCGGACGGCCGAAGGTCATCGACGACGACATGCTGCTGTTCGCCCGCGCGCTCAAGGACAAGGGCGTCCCCGTCCCCGAGATCGCGCAGTAG
- a CDS encoding TetR/AcrR family transcriptional regulator, whose translation MARGDVQVAKSSNGAPSRERIVVGAADMISRRGLSATSIRDMAKHAQAPLGSTYHYFPEGKQQLATAAVRYTGERIARSLRKELAAGPAAGLRAFLDLWRGIVVGTDFHAGCPVLAVAIEEPPADEVPPALAAAAEVFDQWEGLLADSLREHGADAEQAAQVATLVVAAVEGTVALCRAKRSTEPLDRVAVQLQALIDAAIKS comes from the coding sequence ATGGCCAGAGGGGATGTGCAGGTGGCCAAGAGCAGCAATGGCGCCCCGTCCCGCGAGCGGATCGTGGTCGGCGCCGCCGACATGATCAGTCGGCGCGGACTGAGCGCCACGAGCATCCGGGACATGGCCAAGCACGCCCAGGCACCGCTCGGCTCGACGTACCACTACTTCCCCGAGGGCAAGCAGCAGTTGGCCACGGCAGCGGTTCGCTATACAGGGGAACGGATCGCCCGCAGCCTGCGCAAGGAGCTCGCGGCCGGTCCCGCCGCGGGCCTGCGCGCCTTCCTGGACCTGTGGCGAGGAATCGTCGTCGGCACCGACTTCCACGCTGGCTGCCCCGTCCTGGCCGTGGCGATCGAGGAGCCCCCGGCCGACGAGGTGCCTCCCGCCTTGGCAGCCGCGGCCGAGGTCTTCGACCAGTGGGAGGGCCTGCTCGCCGACTCCCTGCGTGAACACGGAGCCGATGCCGAGCAGGCGGCACAGGTCGCCACGCTTGTCGTCGCGGCCGTCGAGGGCACTGTGGCCCTCTGCCGCGCCAAACGCAGCACCGAACCACTGGACCGCGTCGCGGTGCAGCTCCAGGCCCTCATCGACGCTGCGATCAAGAGCTGA
- a CDS encoding transposase, producing MARHLTRYHAPTRKCTSPVNDQVAGIGQMVVPGTPRNCLHVLDVLLNLGSGVKPELVATDNALYSDMVFGLLKILGYNFSPWFRDLDEQRFRRATMPGVVTGTYGPLEDIARNRVNLNKVVTHWPDMLRVAGSLVTDQVRAYDLLRMFGREKRPTPLGQAFAEYGRIAETLRLPAVVDPVDGAYRCQVRPAAHRAGVLPQAGEGTCATTSAARSTRRTGRRVEDQLGALGLVLNAVVLWTTKYIDAAVAQLRAEGHEIRDEDIARLSPLKHKNLNVLGRYSFIASVPAAGARSLRDPDATGLDDDKGDDGAEE from the coding sequence CTGGCACGACACCTCACCCGCTATCACGCACCAACTCGTAAGTGCACTTCCCCAGTAAACGACCAGGTCGCCGGGATCGGGCAGATGGTCGTCCCGGGCACGCCGCGCAACTGCCTGCACGTCCTGGACGTGCTGCTGAACCTGGGCAGCGGGGTGAAGCCAGAGCTGGTGGCGACCGACAACGCCTTGTACTCGGACATGGTGTTCGGCCTGCTCAAGATCCTCGGCTACAACTTCAGCCCCTGGTTCCGTGACCTGGACGAGCAGCGGTTCCGGCGGGCAACGATGCCCGGGGTGGTGACGGGGACGTACGGGCCGCTGGAGGACATCGCCCGCAACCGCGTGAACCTGAACAAGGTGGTCACGCACTGGCCGGACATGCTGCGGGTCGCCGGCTCCCTGGTCACCGACCAGGTCCGCGCCTACGACCTGCTGCGGATGTTCGGTCGTGAGAAGCGCCCGACGCCGCTGGGGCAGGCGTTCGCCGAGTACGGGCGGATCGCCGAGACCCTGCGCCTGCCGGCCGTGGTCGACCCGGTGGACGGCGCCTACCGGTGTCAGGTGAGACCGGCAGCCCACCGTGCAGGAGTCTTGCCACAAGCCGGCGAGGGGACGTGTGCCACGACAAGTGCGGCACGATCCACCAGGCGTACCGGGAGGAGAGTGGAGGACCAGCTCGGCGCGCTCGGCCTGGTGCTGAACGCCGTGGTGCTGTGGACGACGAAGTACATCGACGCGGCCGTCGCCCAGCTTCGCGCGGAGGGACACGAGATCCGCGACGAGGACATCGCGCGCCTGTCGCCGCTGAAGCACAAGAACCTCAACGTGCTGGGCCGCTACAGTTTCATCGCCAGCGTTCCGGCCGCCGGTGCTCGTTCGCTGCGCGACCCGGACGCGACCGGGCTGGACGACGATAAGGGCGACGACGGAGCGGAGGAATGA
- a CDS encoding tyrosine-type recombinase/integrase, with product MVQRLDSRFAAYRDAVGLDSALEFHSLRRSYITHLIEDGPDPLFVQQQVGHDHASTTAIH from the coding sequence GTGGTCCAACGGCTGGACTCCCGCTTCGCCGCCTACCGGGACGCTGTCGGCCTGGACTCCGCGCTGGAGTTCCACTCGCTACGCAGGTCCTACATCACCCATCTGATCGAGGACGGTCCCGACCCGCTGTTCGTCCAACAGCAGGTCGGCCACGACCACGCCTCCACCACCGCGATCCATTGA
- a CDS encoding helix-turn-helix domain-containing protein: MPRQISYRWRLRELMAARGMFTVAELMPHLTERGITLSSSQVHRLVSGTPERLSLPVLATLCDILDCTPTDLIATSAQNFPARRAAGEEAPINLAARRPARVRLTPEG, translated from the coding sequence ATGCCACGCCAGATCAGCTACCGGTGGCGCCTGCGCGAGCTGATGGCCGCCCGCGGCATGTTCACCGTCGCCGAACTGATGCCGCACCTGACCGAACGCGGCATCACACTGTCCTCCTCCCAGGTCCACCGTCTGGTCTCCGGCACCCCGGAACGCCTGTCCCTGCCGGTGCTGGCCACCCTCTGCGACATCCTCGACTGCACGCCCACCGACCTGATCGCCACATCGGCCCAGAACTTCCCCGCCCGCCGGGCCGCCGGCGAAGAGGCGCCGATCAACCTGGCCGCTCGCCGACCCGCACGGGTCCGGCTGACGCCCGAGGGGTGA
- the tgmC gene encoding ATP-grasp peptide maturase system methyltransferase: protein MTMPADLETDAARLRETMAKALTEGGVLADPGWRAAVERVPRHRFVPGFYLPADEPDGQGLTVWEPVTAELDHGRWLAAAYSDTTLITQFDGAEPDWKNPQVRHGGAPTSSSTLPSLVVRMWADADVKEGHTALEIGTGTGYSTALACELLGSADVTSIEVDPHRLQQAAGALYACGYTPTLAVADGLYGYWPEATFDRIVAACSFRAVPPALLAQTRPGGKILLTLSGWLYGYARVLLTVGENGTAVGRLLPGTVSFMSARTHAAPAFGNPAHWAAGLPETGRAARHSPQRITAATEEAFHLRFLAQCAAPDAQMTTVGDVVHLVDVVTGSAATLAPTGGRWEVREGGPVKLWERIERVLSAYDEAGRPGPETFTLHFCDGGQHLRHPRLPGLPLPRP, encoded by the coding sequence ATGACGATGCCCGCCGACCTGGAGACCGACGCCGCCCGGCTGCGCGAGACGATGGCGAAGGCCCTCACCGAGGGCGGCGTCCTCGCCGATCCCGGTTGGAGGGCGGCGGTCGAGCGGGTGCCGAGGCACCGATTCGTGCCGGGCTTCTACCTGCCCGCCGACGAGCCGGACGGGCAGGGGCTGACGGTGTGGGAGCCGGTCACCGCCGAGCTCGACCACGGCCGGTGGCTGGCTGCCGCGTACTCCGACACCACGCTGATCACGCAGTTCGACGGCGCCGAACCCGACTGGAAGAACCCGCAGGTGCGGCACGGCGGGGCCCCGACCTCGTCATCCACGCTACCGTCGCTCGTGGTGCGGATGTGGGCCGACGCCGACGTGAAGGAAGGTCACACGGCGCTGGAGATCGGCACCGGCACCGGCTACTCCACCGCGCTGGCCTGCGAACTTCTCGGATCGGCCGACGTCACGAGCATCGAGGTCGATCCACACCGGCTTCAGCAGGCGGCCGGCGCGCTGTACGCCTGCGGGTACACCCCCACCCTGGCGGTGGCGGACGGCCTGTACGGCTACTGGCCCGAGGCCACGTTCGACCGGATCGTGGCCGCCTGCTCCTTCCGCGCGGTGCCGCCCGCGCTGCTGGCGCAGACCCGGCCCGGCGGAAAGATCCTGCTCACCCTGTCGGGCTGGCTCTACGGCTACGCCCGCGTCCTGCTCACCGTCGGCGAGAACGGCACCGCCGTGGGCCGTCTGCTGCCCGGCACGGTGTCGTTCATGTCCGCCCGTACGCACGCGGCGCCGGCGTTCGGCAACCCCGCCCACTGGGCCGCGGGCCTCCCTGAGACGGGCCGGGCCGCCCGGCACAGCCCGCAGCGGATAACGGCCGCGACCGAGGAGGCGTTCCACCTGCGGTTCCTGGCCCAGTGCGCCGCCCCTGACGCGCAGATGACGACCGTCGGCGACGTCGTGCACCTGGTCGACGTCGTCACCGGCTCCGCCGCCACCCTCGCCCCCACCGGCGGCCGGTGGGAGGTCCGCGAGGGCGGGCCGGTCAAGCTGTGGGAGCGGATCGAGCGCGTGCTGTCCGCGTACGACGAGGCGGGCCGGCCCGGCCCGGAGACGTTCACGCTGCACTTCTGTGACGGCGGGCAGCACCTGCGCCACCCCCGTCTGCCCGGCCTGCCGCTGCCCCGGCCCTGA
- a CDS encoding TetR/AcrR family transcriptional regulator: protein MTVNSSDNDAGPRRSARTRAAILEAARERFAAHGFERTTIRAVAADAGIDPSMVMRYYGSKARLFDAALDIDLRLPDLTGIPADERPAALVRHFLHRWEHNGTDDTLLLLLRSAVTNDHAAQRMREIFAAQVAPALGPTHQDKMGLVSSQLLGLALTRYLLRIPAVTHLTPEEIVTAYAPAVRSILTPPTPGG, encoded by the coding sequence ATGACGGTGAACAGCTCCGACAACGACGCCGGCCCCCGCCGCTCCGCCCGCACCCGGGCGGCGATCCTGGAAGCCGCTCGGGAGCGGTTCGCCGCTCACGGCTTCGAGCGCACGACGATCCGTGCCGTGGCAGCCGACGCCGGCATCGACCCCTCGATGGTCATGCGCTACTACGGCAGCAAAGCCCGCCTCTTCGACGCAGCGCTCGACATCGACCTGCGCCTTCCCGACCTGACCGGCATCCCGGCGGACGAGCGGCCCGCAGCCCTCGTACGGCACTTCCTGCACCGCTGGGAACACAACGGCACCGACGACACCCTGCTGCTGCTCCTGCGCTCGGCCGTCACCAACGACCACGCCGCACAGCGCATGCGGGAGATCTTCGCCGCCCAGGTGGCCCCCGCCCTGGGCCCCACGCACCAGGACAAGATGGGGCTGGTCTCCTCACAGCTCCTCGGCCTCGCCCTCACGCGCTACCTGCTGCGCATCCCGGCCGTCACCCACCTGACACCCGAAGAGATCGTCACCGCCTACGCCCCCGCCGTCCGCAGCATCCTCACCCCACCCACACCCGGCGGATGA